A single window of Drosophila suzukii chromosome 3, CBGP_Dsuzu_IsoJpt1.0, whole genome shotgun sequence DNA harbors:
- the LOC108006842 gene encoding G-box-binding factor produces MQKTTTTTTNMQQATDLDFDFHMPCRYFKSSFARSLSLNNNNNNNGNCNNNALTLPKKPPANEAKQQQQQQQLENQESLERDSEQDSPCATPPPALPARRHTANMLHFGAANQLLSAPPPNHPPPQPPHPPQHVQPPTQSARNLNLVWPMQPTHQPPQQQDANILAAPSHHIQSHIYDLPQQLQPHQHHHYQQQQHQHHHQQQQQQQHHQLNVEAVILQNQVDTLHWQLKQTETNCEMYRAVMEEVARFFERYQVQQQLQQTHRNGEQIARSKSLHHVHGVGNISMQSDPRDDDASSAGSASYLRARSSTNLVMNKSMHAMNEEHNYETIAPAGSYNAFKDFTWRRSPKKSGGSGGCKARLSAPEAAEEKLNQEAFRLARTIRNLLHTSEQQPDLTQPRHSLASISSLPSGNHRLCKGKTSSVMTLLTPPLHNSTSIMNATLEAPSPAGKSNAELIFLRANNMRDSRLSLRSSTDSSVHSTISSTASSSSKVETDEETQTQTTASNTAISSSSNKPTSNKQSGSSTEDESGFSSISSFHDVGLPLSSTLMNGNQRRVSMSSDSRNSTLKSGLNMVGLPMQTQTQIQVQVQAQISSSQSPSKTYRNANRYQRFSTLSNEDAAAVLWV; encoded by the exons ATGcaaaaaacaacaactacaacaacaaaTATGCAGCAGGCAACGGATCTTGACTTTGATTTCCACATGCCGTGTCGCTATTTCAAAAGTTCTTTTGCGCGTTCGCTTTCGctgaacaacaacaacaacaacaatgggaACTGCAACAACAACGCCTTGACATTGCCCAAGAAACCGCCGGCAAACGAGgccaaacaacaacaacaacagcagcaactggAGAATCAGGAATCGCTAGAGAGAGACAGCGAACAGGATTCCCCCTGCGCCACCCCGCCCCCCGCTCTTCCAGCACGACGTCACACCGCCAACATGCTACACTTTGGCGCCGCTAATCAGCTGCTCTCCGCAccaccacccaaccacccccCGCCACAGCCACCACACCCCCCTCAGCACGTCCAACCACCGACACAATCCGCCAGGAATCTCAATCTCGTCTGGCCAATGCAACCGACCCatcagccaccacagcagcag GATGCCAACATCTTGGCCGCACCCAGCCACCACATCCAGAGCCACATCTACGACTTGCCACAGCAATTGCAGCCACATCAGCACCACCActaccagcaacaacaacatcagcaccaccaccagcaacaacaacaacaacaacaccatCAACTAAATGTCGAGGCTGTCATATTGCAGAATCAGGTGGATACATTGCATTGGCAATTGAAACAG ACCGAAACCAATTGCGAGATGTACCGAGCGGTGATGGAGGAAGTGGCCCGCTTTTTCGAGCGCTACCAGGTGCAGCAGCAACTCCAGCAAACCCATCGCAATGGCGAGCAGATCGCCCGCTCCAAGAGTCTCCACCATGTCCACGGGGTGGGCAACATCTCCATGCAGAGCGATCCCCGAGATGATGACGCCTCGAGTGCCGGATCCGCTTCATATCTGCGCGCCCGGAGCAGTACCAATTTGGTGATGAATAAATCAATGCATGCCATGAACGAGGAGCATAATTACGAAACGATTGCGCCAGCTGGCAGCTATAATGCCTTTAAGGATTTTACCTG GCGTCGTTCCCCGAAGAAATCCGGAGGAAGTGGTGGCTGCAAGGCACGTCTTTCAGCTCCGGAGGCGGCCGAGGAGAAGCTGAACCAGGAGGCCTTCCGGTTGGCCAGAACCATCAGGAATCTGCTGCACACCTCGGAACAGCAGCCGGATCTCACGCAGCCGCGCCACTCGCTGGCCTCCATTTCATCGCTGCCCTCGGGAAATCATCGTCTGTGCAAGGGGAAAACCAGTTCGGTGATGACGCTGCTGACGCCACCATTGCACAATTCCACCAGCATCATGAATGCCACTCTGGAGGCTCCATCGCCGGCTGGGAAATCCAATGCGGAACTGATCTTTCTGCGGGCCAACAACATGAGGGACTCGAGGCTATCGCTGCGCAGCTCCACCGACAGTTCCGTGCATTCCACCATCTCCTCGACCGCATCCTCTTCCTCGAAAGTGGAAACGGATGAGGAGACCCAGACCCAGACCACCGCCAGCAATACAGCCATCAGCAGTAGTAGTAACAAGCCCACCAGCAACAAGCAGAGCGGTTCCAGTACTGAAGATGAGAGTGGTTTCAGTTCGATTAGCTCATTTCACGACGTGGGTTTGCCCTTGAGTTCCACTCTGATGAATGGAAACCAGAGACGTGTCTCCATGTCCTCGGATAGCAGGAATTCGACACTAAAATCTGGACTAAATATGGTGGGACTGCCCATGCAAACCCAGACTCAAATTCAAGTGCAGGTTCAAGCTCAGATTTCCAGCAGTCAATCGCCCTCGAAAACATATCGCAATGCGAATCG